CAATTGTTTAAATGGTTTAATCCTCTTTGAGAAAACTTTCAATCTTTTTTACCGCCAAATGGTACGAAGCTTTTAGTCCGCCTACCGATGTATCCAAGATTTCTGATATTTCGGCATACTTTAATTCTTCAAAATACTTCATATTGAAAATCAGTTTTTGTTTTTCCGGTAGGGTAGCTATGGCCCTTTGTAGCTTTAACTGAATTTCGTCCCCTTCAAAATAAACATCGGCCTGCAAGTTTTGTACCATACGTTCTTGATACTCTCCATCGGTAACCCCTAGTTTGAGACTTTTTTGTTTTAGAAAACTAAGGGCTTCATTGGTCGCTATTCTGTACATCCAGGAAAACAACTTACTCTCGCCTTTGAATCCCTCAATATTGCGATATACCTTAATGAAGGTATTTTGCAATACATCGTCAGCATCATCATGGTTCAAGACTATTCTTCGGATGTGCCAATATAGCCTTTCCTTGTAGTTGCTTACAAGCGTTTCAAAGGCGGTGGACTGCGTCTCCTTTGCCTTTAATTCCTTTATTAAGGTTTCTTCTGCAATCAACCGAATTTGTTTTGTTTGGTAATTGGACTACTAATTTATGAAAAGGTTTAGTTTGTTAGGAGTTAGGAGTTAGGAGTTAGGAGTTAGGAGTTAGGAGTTAATGGAATAGTGAAATTTTGGATATGTGGTTTTAGGGTAGGTAAAAACCAACAGCCATTAACCCAGCGACTGCATTTCGACCAACTTATTGTACGTCCCTTTTTTGCTTAAAAGCTGCTCATGGGTACCTTGCTCCACAATTTCGCCTTTGTTCAATACCACAATAGTGTTTGCATTCTGGATGGTGGAGAGTCGGTGTGCAATTACAATGGAAGTTCTGTTCTTCATCATTTTTTCCAAAGCGTCCTGTACTAAGCGTTCGCTCTCTGTATCCAAGGCCGATGTTGCCTCGTCCAAAATCATAATGGGTGGATTCTTCAATACGGCCCTGGCAATGGAAAGGCGTTGCTTTTGCCCACCACTCAATTTGTTACCACTGTCACCAATGTTTGTTTCGTATCCTTGCGGCAGTTCCATTATAAAATCATGGGCATTTGCGATTTTAGCCGCTTCCATAATTTCTTCCTCCGATGCATTTTCCTTTCCCAAGCCAATGTTGTTTTTCACCGTATCATTGAATAGAATGGAATCTTGTGTAACGAGTCCCATCAACCCTCTCAACGATTTTTTGGATAGGTTCTTTACGTTGATGCCATCAATGGTAATATCTCCTTCGTTTACGTCATAAAACCTGGTCACTAAATTGGCAATGGTACTTTTTCCACTTCCGGATTGTCCCACTAGGGCAACCGTGGAACCTTTGGGTACGGTAAGGTCAAAATTCTTCAATATATATTCGTCTTCGTATTTGAAGGATATATTTTTTAGTTCGATTTCTTGATTAAAATCGGTCTTAACAACCGGGTTTTCTATTTCAGAAATTGGATTTTCGGTTTCCAAAATTTCCAAGACACGCTCAGCTGCGGCATTTCCTTTTTTGACGCCGTATGAAGCTTTGCTGATGGCCTTTGCGGGAGTAAGAATATTGTATGCCAAACCCATGTAAGCAATAAAGGAGGAGGCATCCAAAGTCTTGTCTATCAATACCATTTTGCCCCCAAACCATAGCAGTACGCCAATGACCAAAATACCTAAAAACTCACCGGTTGGGGAAGCTAAATTTTGTCGATTCAGTAACGAATTGCTAAAGTTGAAAAAACGTTGGGTTGAGCTGGAAAAAGTCTTGTAAAACCTGGATTCTGAGTTAAACGCCTTAATCACTCGCAATCCACCCAAGGTTTCTTCGATTATCGATAAAAATTCCCCCTGTTCCCGCTGTACGTTATCCGATTGTCGTTTTAAGGATTTACCAATTTTAGAAATGATCATACCTGCAATCGGAATGAAAATAAACACGAATAGGGTAAGTTTAAAGCTAATACCGAACATGATCAGGATGGTAAAAAGTATCGTAAGTGGTTCACGCACTATCAACTCCAAAATGGATAGGAAGGAATGCTGAATTTCCAAAACATCTGAAGTTATCCTTGCAATGACATCACCTTTTCTTTTTTCGGAATAATAGGAGATAGGTAGTTCCACCACTTTTTCGTACATCCTATTTCTAATATCCTTCAAAACACCATTTCTCAAGAAGGTGATAAAGAACATCGCCAAGTAATTAAAAAGATTCTTGAAAAGAAAAAGAATCAATACCAGACCAATTACCAATACCAAACCCTTCATTTCATCATCCCCGGAATAGGCGGTTACTCTATAATTGATATATTCTTGGAGATAATCTTTTAAATGACCTAAATCCTCATATTTAGGCGCTTCAAAGACTTGTTTGGTCTTATCGAAAAGAACATCCAACATGGGAATCAATGCCGCAAAGGAAAGGGCACTGAAAAGGGCATATAGTACGTTGAAAAAAATATTCAGATATCCGTATTTGCGATATGGTTTCGCAAAGCGAAGAATCTTTTTAAAATAATCCATTAACCTAAATTAAGCTCGCTTACAATGCTTTTGATTTTCGCATCCAACTGAGCGGAAACAGCTTTAAAGTTTTCTGCTTTGTCCAGCCTTTTATTCGTGCTGATATAAAATTTCACCTTGGGTTCCGTACCACTGGGTCTTGCGGCAATGCGGGTACCATCTTCGGTTTCATAAATCAACACGTTGGATTTAGGAATATCTATCGCTTTCTCTTCCCCGGTCAAAACATTTTTAGAAATGGATGTGTTGTAATCCTCTATCCATTTGACCTTGGATCCTGCAACGGATTCCACAGGGTTTTCCTTAAAGTCCTTCAACATCTGCTTTATTTCCTCCGCGCCACTCATTCCCTTTTTGGTAAGGGATATTAGGTGTTCCTTATAAAATCCATAATCCACGTAGCAATCGATAAGGTCCTTAAAAAAGGAACTGCCATTGGCTTTTGCTTGGGTCGCAATTTCACAGGCCAATAGGGTAGAGGTAACGGCATCCTTGTCTCGCACGAAATCACCAACCATATAGCCAAAACTTTCTTCCCCACCACCAAGAAATTCGGATTCCGGAAAATCCTTGATCATTTTGCCGATCCATTTAAATCCGGTTAAGGAGGTCTTATATTCAACACTATAGGCATCTGCCATGGCTTTTACCATGGGAGTGGATACGATGGTTGTGGCCGTGAACTCATTTCCTTTAAAGCCTTGTTTTTTTCTATTCTCCAAGAGAAACTTGGTCATCATGACCATGGCCTGGTTTCCATTAACGATTTGCATCTCACCGTCCAAATTACGAACAGCTATGCCCAATCTATCACTATCCGGGTCGGTACCTACCACCATGTCTGCACCAATTTCCTCAGCTTTTTTTATGGCCATGGATAGTGCTTCCGGTTCTTCTGGGTTGGGTGATTTTACGGTTGGAAAGGAACCGTCTGGTTTTGCTTGTTCCTCAATTATGGTTACGTTTTCATACCCAGCCCTTTTCAGTACTTCTGGAATGGCTGTTATGGAAGTTCCATGAAGGGAAGTGAAGACAATTTTAAAGTCATTTTTACCTTTTGCGTTGACACTTCCATTTTTTACCGATGCTTTAAAAAAAGCTTCGTCAACTTCCTCGTCAATGACCTTGATAAGACTATCGTTGGCCTTAAAGTTGATATCCTCAAAACTGAGTTTGTTGATTTCAGCGATGATTTCACCATCCTGAGGAGGTACAATTTGTCCGCCATCCGTCCAATAAACTTTATACCCGTTGTATTCCGGTGGATTATGGGAAGCGGTGAGTACGATACCGGCATGACATTTTAGATGCCTTACCGCAAATGATAATTCTGGCGTAGTGCGTAGTTCTGAAAATAGATTCACATGGATTCCGTTCGCCGAAAAAACTTCGGCGACCGTTCTGGCCAATGTATCACTATTATGTCGGCAGTCGTACGCAATGACCACTTTAATGTCTTCACCGGCATAAACTTTTTTCAAATAATTGCTAAGTCCCTGCGTGCTTTTCCCAAGAGTATATTTGTTGATGCGATTGGTTCCAACGCCCATTACGCCACGCATACCTCCGGTTCCGAATTCCATATTTTTATAAAAACGGTCCTTTAGCTCCTCGGTGTCATTTTCGATTAGGTGCTGTATTTCTTCCTTCACTTTCGGGTCAAAAAAGTCGGTGAGCCAACTTTTGGCGGTATCAAGGATCTTATCCATGTATAATTTTTTTAATTGTGATATCTAAATTTACAAAGAATATTGTGTTTGTTCCGTGTTCAAATTCAATTCTTCGGAAATATGGTAACGTGGTTCATTTCTTTTGGATCGTGTGATGATTTCACCTATAAATCCGGCCAGGAACAACTGGGTTCCAATGACCATGGATACCAGTGAAATATAGAATTCTGGCCTATCTGTAATCAGTCGACCAAAGGGGTTTAAAAAGAGTTTATCTATACCTAAATACAGGGCGAAGCCAAAACCTATAATGAACATTATAACGCCCAAGGCACCGAAGAGATGCATGGGGCGTTTGCCAAAACGGGAAACGAACCAAATGGTGATCAAATCCAAAAACCCATTGATAAAGCGTTCCATACCAAATTTGGTCTTTCCATATTTTCTGGCCTGGTGTTTTACTACTTTTTCGCCGATTTTATTGAACCCTGCATTTTTGGCCAACACCGGAATATATCGGTGCATTTCACCCGATACTTCAATGTTTTTTATGACTGATTTATTATAGGCCTTCAATCCGCAATTGAAATCATGTAGTTTAACGCCTGAAGTCCTTTTTGCGGCCCAGTTAAAAAGTTTGGAAGGCAGGTTTTTGAATATAAGCGAGTCGTAGCGTTTCTTTTTCCATCCAGAAATTAAGTCATATTCCTTGGATTGAATAAGTTGGTATAATTCTGGGATTTCCTCTGGATTGTCCTGCAAATCTGCGTCCATGGTGATGACGACATCTCCTTTAGCAGCCTTAAATCCGGCATGTAAAGCTTGTGATTTTCCGAAATTCTTAAGGAAACGAATTCCTTTTACATGAGGGTTGAGTTCTGAAAGCTTCGAAATGGTTTTCCAGGAATCGTCCGTACTACCATCGTCAACAAATAAAATTTCATAAGAAAAATGATTGGATTGCATCACGGATGCAATCCAATCATGAAGTTCTTTGAGGGATTCTTCCTCGTTCAGTAAGGGAATAACTATGGATAGTTGCATTGATTACTTCAGGAATTCCCTTCAAAAATACAAATAACTAAAATATCAATAAGCAGCCTCTTGTTTTTTCGCAACCAATCCTGTTATTAACCCAACAATCAAACCAATAATTACGTTGATTACTAATATTACCGGATAAGAAATCCATGCAAATTTTTTCTGCATTTCAATACCTTGGTCTATTTGTTCCGATGTAAGTTTAGGATTTTGCTCCATGGCCTTAACTTTTCCTATTTCGTACATTTTATCCATATAATCTGGTTCCACCACGTTGGATAAAACAAAAAACCAAATCAAACCAATAATACCTGCAATTAAAGCAACACCGGCACCAACTTTAAGAGATTCTGAAATCGACAGAAATCCGTTATTGGATTTTTTAAATTGTAATATTCCAAGAACAATTCCTACGGCCAAAATTACAGTTTGTGTTATTTGAACTGCAGCACCTTGTTCATAGTGCATGTCCATCGTAAACAGCATTATTGCAAATACAACTCCGACTACTCCGGTTATGACACCAAAGTTCAGAGCATATTTTCCTGTTTTAGGTTTATTTTCTTCCATTGTTTTTAGGTTTTAAAAGTTGATTACTCTATAAGTATGTTGGCATATAAAAATGTTACACAAAAGCTACAATTTATTTTCTGATTTTTCTAATTAATAAATTGGCAATTCTAATAAATTGACTAAATTTGCAGCCTTAAAATAAGTGCCCGTTGGAATGGGTACGGTAAAGATTTTAAAAATGAGAAAAGGAATACACCCAGAAAATTATAGATTGGTAGCCTTTAAGGACATGTCCAATGACGATGTGTTCATTACCAAGTCTACAGCGGATACAAAAGAAACTTTAGAGGTTGATGGCGTTGAATATCCATTGATAAAATTGGAGATTTCAAGGACATCACACCCGTTTTACACTGGTAAAGCCAA
This window of the Maribacter cobaltidurans genome carries:
- a CDS encoding ABC transporter ATP-binding protein, which codes for MDYFKKILRFAKPYRKYGYLNIFFNVLYALFSALSFAALIPMLDVLFDKTKQVFEAPKYEDLGHLKDYLQEYINYRVTAYSGDDEMKGLVLVIGLVLILFLFKNLFNYLAMFFITFLRNGVLKDIRNRMYEKVVELPISYYSEKRKGDVIARITSDVLEIQHSFLSILELIVREPLTILFTILIMFGISFKLTLFVFIFIPIAGMIISKIGKSLKRQSDNVQREQGEFLSIIEETLGGLRVIKAFNSESRFYKTFSSSTQRFFNFSNSLLNRQNLASPTGEFLGILVIGVLLWFGGKMVLIDKTLDASSFIAYMGLAYNILTPAKAISKASYGVKKGNAAAERVLEILETENPISEIENPVVKTDFNQEIELKNISFKYEDEYILKNFDLTVPKGSTVALVGQSGSGKSTIANLVTRFYDVNEGDITIDGINVKNLSKKSLRGLMGLVTQDSILFNDTVKNNIGLGKENASEEEIMEAAKIANAHDFIMELPQGYETNIGDSGNKLSGGQKQRLSIARAVLKNPPIMILDEATSALDTESERLVQDALEKMMKNRTSIVIAHRLSTIQNANTIVVLNKGEIVEQGTHEQLLSKKGTYNKLVEMQSLG
- a CDS encoding glycosyltransferase family 2 protein — encoded protein: MQLSIVIPLLNEEESLKELHDWIASVMQSNHFSYEILFVDDGSTDDSWKTISKLSELNPHVKGIRFLKNFGKSQALHAGFKAAKGDVVITMDADLQDNPEEIPELYQLIQSKEYDLISGWKKKRYDSLIFKNLPSKLFNWAAKRTSGVKLHDFNCGLKAYNKSVIKNIEVSGEMHRYIPVLAKNAGFNKIGEKVVKHQARKYGKTKFGMERFINGFLDLITIWFVSRFGKRPMHLFGALGVIMFIIGFGFALYLGIDKLFLNPFGRLITDRPEFYISLVSMVIGTQLFLAGFIGEIITRSKRNEPRYHISEELNLNTEQTQYSL
- a CDS encoding phospho-sugar mutase, yielding MDKILDTAKSWLTDFFDPKVKEEIQHLIENDTEELKDRFYKNMEFGTGGMRGVMGVGTNRINKYTLGKSTQGLSNYLKKVYAGEDIKVVIAYDCRHNSDTLARTVAEVFSANGIHVNLFSELRTTPELSFAVRHLKCHAGIVLTASHNPPEYNGYKVYWTDGGQIVPPQDGEIIAEINKLSFEDINFKANDSLIKVIDEEVDEAFFKASVKNGSVNAKGKNDFKIVFTSLHGTSITAIPEVLKRAGYENVTIIEEQAKPDGSFPTVKSPNPEEPEALSMAIKKAEEIGADMVVGTDPDSDRLGIAVRNLDGEMQIVNGNQAMVMMTKFLLENRKKQGFKGNEFTATTIVSTPMVKAMADAYSVEYKTSLTGFKWIGKMIKDFPESEFLGGGEESFGYMVGDFVRDKDAVTSTLLACEIATQAKANGSSFFKDLIDCYVDYGFYKEHLISLTKKGMSGAEEIKQMLKDFKENPVESVAGSKVKWIEDYNTSISKNVLTGEEKAIDIPKSNVLIYETEDGTRIAARPSGTEPKVKFYISTNKRLDKAENFKAVSAQLDAKIKSIVSELNLG
- a CDS encoding type B 50S ribosomal protein L31; the protein is MRKGIHPENYRLVAFKDMSNDDVFITKSTADTKETLEVDGVEYPLIKLEISRTSHPFYTGKAKFLDTAGRIDKFKNKYKKFSKPENKEEE
- a CDS encoding DUF4199 domain-containing protein, with translation MEENKPKTGKYALNFGVITGVVGVVFAIMLFTMDMHYEQGAAVQITQTVILAVGIVLGILQFKKSNNGFLSISESLKVGAGVALIAGIIGLIWFFVLSNVVEPDYMDKMYEIGKVKAMEQNPKLTSEQIDQGIEMQKKFAWISYPVILVINVIIGLIVGLITGLVAKKQEAAY
- a CDS encoding RNA polymerase sigma factor, which translates into the protein MIAEETLIKELKAKETQSTAFETLVSNYKERLYWHIRRIVLNHDDADDVLQNTFIKVYRNIEGFKGESKLFSWMYRIATNEALSFLKQKSLKLGVTDGEYQERMVQNLQADVYFEGDEIQLKLQRAIATLPEKQKLIFNMKYFEELKYAEISEILDTSVGGLKASYHLAVKKIESFLKED